DNA from Deltaproteobacteria bacterium:
CTAAATCTTGTGCAGACCGCCGAGTTCTTTTATTAAATTATGCCGGGCATTAAATAAAGGTGATAGGTATCGCTTAATATGATTTCGGAGCAAAAAGCAGCTGCAGATGCAATTCTTGACCGTCTTGTGCATAATGCCTATAAGATTATCCTTAAGAGAGAATCAATGAGAAAGGAGAAAAAACCTTGACTTAATATAGGGAGATAAGATGTAATTAAAAAAACCAGCGTCGCAAGGCTCCGACAGGGTGGCCGACTTCCTTCGGAATAGGTGGCCGATTTCAGTGGAATAGGCAGTTCTTCATAAGGAGGAGACTTTATGGCAGTATGGAAATGTAAGAAATGTGGTTTTATAAAAGAAGGGAGGTGCAAGCCGAAAAAATGTGAAAAGTGTGGTGCAAAGGATGTATTTGAAAAGGCAGAAGGAAGCAGTTCAAAGTGCGGTTCAAAATGCTAATAATTTTAACAAGGAGGTGTTTAACATGAGTGAAGCGTCAGTTCAAAAACCCGCGCCTGATTTTTCAGCACAGGCAGTTATGCCTGACGGGACATTTAAAAATATCAGCCTTTCTGATTATAAAGGCAAATATGTGGTTCTATTCTTTTATCCGCTGGATTTTACATTTGTCTGTCCAACAGAGATTATTGCATTTAGTGATAGTCTAAAGGCATTCAAGGAAAGGAATGCAGAGGTCATCGGTGTATCAGTTGACAGCCATTTTTCCCACTTTGCATGGAGAGAAGTGCCGCGCGAGAAAGGCGGTATAGGTGCAATAGAATATCCATTGGTTTCTGATCTGGATAAGTCTATATGCAGGGATTATGGCGTCCTTCTGGAAAAGCCCGGGATTGCCCTCCGCGGACTTTTTGTAATTGATAAAGAGGGTATCGTAAGGCATATCACGATAAATGACCTTCCGCTTGGCAGGAATGTTGAAGAGGCGCTGCGGATAATAGAAGGATTGCAGTTCAATGAAAAGTACGGCGAGGTCTGCCCTGCAAACTGGAAAAAGGGTGAAAAGGGTATGAAACCCACAAAAGAAGGACTAGATAAATATTCAAGTGAAAAATATAAATAGGTAAACCACTTATCACTGTTTTGCCCCGCACCATGGCTTTATGATGCGGGGGTGAACATTCTCCACTCTCCATGACGAATTTTTACTAATCTGTCATTGTATTCTGGTTAAACATACATGCCAGCAAGTTGGCACAAAGGAGAATGAAAGTATTATCATAGTTACAGCGGCTGCCTGCCCCGCCTGCCGAGAAGCGAAAAACTCAAAGATAAAAACTAATGTACCTTTGTTTTACACTTTTCGCCTATCGTTTTTAACTAAAAATAGATGGTTTGCCAGCAGGACAGTCAGCCGCTACGGTGCATTTTCGGAGCAAATACACAGGGTAAAAAATATAGGGTAAAAAATATATAGACAATTGATGCCATGCATTATAAGATAAATATTCAAAAAACATAAGGTAGTAAAAACTGTCTAATAAAATTTACAGGAGGTAAATATGATATTAGGTATTGGCACAGGGACCTTGATTTTACTGGCTTTAATAATATTTATACTGATTAATGCAATAAAGATATTAAGTGAATATGAAAGGGGTGTTGTATTCTTTCTTGGAAGGTATCAAAGGGTAAAGGGTCCTGGACTTGTCATTATAATCCCGGGTATTCAAAAGATGGTAACTATTAGTTTAAGAACAATAACGATGGATGTCCCGCCGCAGGATGTTATCACAAGGGATAATGTAACGGTAAAGGTAAATGCGGTAGTCTATTTCAGGGTTGTATTCCCTGAAAAGGCAGTAATATCAGTTGAGAATTATCTTTATGCAACAAGCCAACTTGCACAGACAACACTCAGAAGTGTATGCGGACAGGCTGAACTTGATGAACTCCTCGCATCCAGAGAAAAGATAAACAAACAACTTCAGGAGATTCTGGACAAACAGACAGACCCGTGGGGCGTCAAGGTTAGTATGGTTGAATTAAAGGGAATAGACCTGCCTGATGAGATGAAAAGGGCAATGGCAAAACAGGCAGAGGCAGAAAGGGAAAAGAGGGCAAAATTACTTCATGCAGAGGGTGAATTTAATGCAGCACAAAAGATACTGGATGCAGCAAATCTTGTAAGCCAAAATCCAGCGGCACTGCAGCTCCGTTATCTCCAGACCCTGACAGAGATTGCCACGGAAAAGAACTCAACTATCATATTCCCGCTGCCAATAGATTTGATTAAAATGTTTATGCAGGATAAAAAATAAGCAGTCTTCAAGATATGCAGGGCTGAAGCCATGCATAATCATAACAAAGAATCTATTTAACAACAAGTGACAGCAGCAACCTTTCTTTTAATACTTACAGCATACCTTATAGGCTCAATACCTGCAGGTGTTTTAGTTGCAAGGCTATATGGTGCGCCTGACCCAAGGACTATGGGCAGCGGCAATATCGGTGCCACAAATGTGGGAAGGACGGCAGGCAAGGGCGCAGGCATTGCCACGCTTATCATTGACATACTTAAAGGTGCTGTGCCTGTAATTATTGCAGAATATTTTTTTGGCGGTTCCGTAATAATTATAAGTTTGACAGCATTTGCAGCGTTTTTTGGGCACATCTTCCCGATATTCCTTGGCTTCAAGGGCGGCAAAGGTGTTGCTACGGCTCTAGGGATTTATTTAAGCATATCGCCGCTTCAAGCAATCATATCCCTGATAATATTTATCCTCATAGTATTCGTTACACGATATGTTTCGCTTGGCTCCATGACTTCTTCTTTTGCCATTATAATAATCTTCCTGCTCTCACCATCATTAAAACAATATGTTTTACTGTCAATCGGGATATGCCTTTTTATAATTATAAGTCATAGAGAAAATATTAAAAGGCTCTTAAACGGCACAGAGAACAAAATCGGTCAAAAGATTTAACACATCTAACAAACTATATCTTGACATATTTATTTGAAATTGATAATAAATATCAATATGCACGGACATGGAAAGAAACGGCTTAAAGACAACTATTCAAAAACCCTCCTTCTTGTCGGCAATCCCAATGTCGGTAAAAGCGTAATCTTTGGCATACTCACAGGCAAGTATGTAACTGTATCCAATTACCCGGGCACAACAGTAGAGGTTACACAAGGTGCTGCCGTAGTGCATGGCGAAAGATACGGTGTTATTGACACGCCCGGTGTAAATAGCCTTGTCCCGCAGTCAGATGATGAGAGGGTTACAAGGGACATTCTGTTAAACCAAAAGGCAGATGCAATCGTTCAGGTATGCGATGCCAAGAATATGAGGAGGTCGCTCCTCATTGCCCTTCAGATTGCAGAGGCTGGTCTTTCCTTTTCCATTGCCCTGAATATGTCTGATGAGGCAAGGGCAAGGGGTATTGAGATAGACCATAAAAGGTTGATAGGAATACTCGGTATTGATGTAATCCCTACTATTGCAACCCAGAAAAAAGGCATAGATATAATCCTCAAGGGTGTTCCGCATCAGGTAAAATCCCATTTTTCCTTTTCATACAGGCAGTCTATAGAAAATGGCATAAAAGAGATTGAAAAATTCCTGCCAGATGCAAATATATCAAAGAGGTCAATTGCAATCATGCTCCTGTCCGGGGATGAAACCCTTGATACATGGCTCGGTAAAAACCTTTCAGAAGAGATAGCAACAAGGATTGAAGAGATAAGGTCGGGAATACAGTCAAAGTTTACAGAACCTCTCAACTATATAATCAATATAGAAAGGCTTAAGGTTGTGGATGGGATATTGGCAGAGGTTGTTTCATCAGAGGCAGGGGCAAAAAAAGGTAGTTTTGCAGCATTTTTAAGCATGGTATCAATGCACCCTGTATGGGGCATACCTGTCCTTTTTGCCGTCCTTTATCTGATGTATAAATTTGTGGGCGAATTTGGCGCAGGCGCAAGTGTTAATTTTTTTGAAAAGGTTATATTCGGTGAATATTTAAATCCATGGGCAACAAGGGTAATAACTACTCTTGTCCCTGTCAGGATAGTTCAGGATCTTTTAGTAGGACCATATGGTATGATAACAATGGCACTCACCTATGCCATTGCAATAATCCTTCCAATAGTTGGATATTTCTTTTTGTTCTTCGGCATACTGGAAGATTCGGGTTATCTTCCAAGACTTGCTGTTATGGTAGATAAGGTATTTAAGATAATGGGGCTTAACGGCAAGGCAGTCCTGCCAATGGTTTTAGGGCTTGGATGCGATACAATGGCGACAATGACAGCAAGAATCCTCGAGACAAAAAAGGACAGGATAATAGTAACCCTTCTTCTTGCGCTTGGCGTGCCGTGTTCAGCCCAACTCGGTGTTATCCTCGGGATG
Protein-coding regions in this window:
- a CDS encoding peroxiredoxin, whose protein sequence is MSEASVQKPAPDFSAQAVMPDGTFKNISLSDYKGKYVVLFFYPLDFTFVCPTEIIAFSDSLKAFKERNAEVIGVSVDSHFSHFAWREVPREKGGIGAIEYPLVSDLDKSICRDYGVLLEKPGIALRGLFVIDKEGIVRHITINDLPLGRNVEEALRIIEGLQFNEKYGEVCPANWKKGEKGMKPTKEGLDKYSSEKYK
- the feoB gene encoding ferrous iron transport protein B; amino-acid sequence: MKLIININMHGHGKKRLKDNYSKTLLLVGNPNVGKSVIFGILTGKYVTVSNYPGTTVEVTQGAAVVHGERYGVIDTPGVNSLVPQSDDERVTRDILLNQKADAIVQVCDAKNMRRSLLIALQIAEAGLSFSIALNMSDEARARGIEIDHKRLIGILGIDVIPTIATQKKGIDIILKGVPHQVKSHFSFSYRQSIENGIKEIEKFLPDANISKRSIAIMLLSGDETLDTWLGKNLSEEIATRIEEIRSGIQSKFTEPLNYIINIERLKVVDGILAEVVSSEAGAKKGSFAAFLSMVSMHPVWGIPVLFAVLYLMYKFVGEFGAGASVNFFEKVIFGEYLNPWATRVITTLVPVRIVQDLLVGPYGMITMALTYAIAIILPIVGYFFLFFGILEDSGYLPRLAVMVDKVFKIMGLNGKAVLPMVLGLGCDTMATMTARILETKKDRIIVTLLLALGVPCSAQLGVILGMLGALSFKATIVWGGVVVFVMLFVGFLASRIITGEPSDFLLEIPPIRLPQIKNIIVKTLVRIEWYLKEAVPLFILGTFVLFLMDKLKLLKVIEHITSPVIETFLGLPAKATEAFIVGFLRRDYGAAGLLAMQKNGLLEPTQVVVSLITITLFIPCIANFLMIAKERGMKAAVWMSAFIFPFAIFVGGVVNFILRFFDVRF
- a CDS encoding slipin family protein, producing MILGIGTGTLILLALIIFILINAIKILSEYERGVVFFLGRYQRVKGPGLVIIIPGIQKMVTISLRTITMDVPPQDVITRDNVTVKVNAVVYFRVVFPEKAVISVENYLYATSQLAQTTLRSVCGQAELDELLASREKINKQLQEILDKQTDPWGVKVSMVELKGIDLPDEMKRAMAKQAEAEREKRAKLLHAEGEFNAAQKILDAANLVSQNPAALQLRYLQTLTEIATEKNSTIIFPLPIDLIKMFMQDKK
- the plsY gene encoding glycerol-3-phosphate 1-O-acyltransferase PlsY; the encoded protein is MTAATFLLILTAYLIGSIPAGVLVARLYGAPDPRTMGSGNIGATNVGRTAGKGAGIATLIIDILKGAVPVIIAEYFFGGSVIIISLTAFAAFFGHIFPIFLGFKGGKGVATALGIYLSISPLQAIISLIIFILIVFVTRYVSLGSMTSSFAIIIIFLLSPSLKQYVLLSIGICLFIIISHRENIKRLLNGTENKIGQKI
- a CDS encoding rubredoxin; its protein translation is MAVWKCKKCGFIKEGRCKPKKCEKCGAKDVFEKAEGSSSKCGSKC